The following coding sequences are from one Nicotiana tomentosiformis chromosome 3, ASM39032v3, whole genome shotgun sequence window:
- the LOC104118580 gene encoding uncharacterized protein — MANFCCSIEMEPKTLNQGQLNLAREVAVDIVQNTESDEASNIFVEGRKAVIEIKEALMLIEEAHSVENCKEEDCAVQVMKTNVVIEASCQCSCPSAIIDSPDQSKLKEPLSAPF, encoded by the exons ATGGCAAATTTTTGCTGCTCCATTGAAATGGAGCCTAAGACACTGAATCAAGGTCAACTTAACCTCGCCCGA GAAGTTGCTGTTGACATAGTGCAGAATACAGAATCGGACGAAGCATCAAATATATTTGTAGAG GGAAGAAAGGCAGTTATTGAAATAAAGGAGGCGCTAATGCTAATTGAGGAAGCACATTCAGTCGAAAACTGCAAAGAAGAAGATTGCGCAGTCCAAGTAATGAAGACAAACGTGGTAATAGAGGCATCTTGCCAATGCTCGTGTCCTTCAGCAATAATAGACTCGCCTGATCAATCTAAGCTTAAGGAACC